In Formosa haliotis, the sequence CATGCTTTTAAAATCTCTAAACAAGTATGGGATAGGTAAAACATCCTCGTCGGAAATGTTTGTCGAGGTGATAATATCTTCAGTATAATCACCGTTCTGATAATCTAAAAGTGCTTGTCCTAAAAGGTCTTTCATAATAATTAGAATTGATTTTTCTTCGTGGGCTAATAAATGATTTATTTCAATTAAATTGTATTTTTACCACATGCAAGACATATTAAAACAGCTGCCTAAACAGGCCAAAGATAAGCATAACGAGAATACTAACTTTTTTAAAAAATTAAAAAAGAAGCCGCCCAAGCAATTAGATTACTTGATGCAAGAATTGCATGATGCAGAATTTGAACGTACCGATTGTTTAGAGTGCGCCAATTGCTGTAAAACCACAGGACCCTTGTTTACAGATAAAGATGTAGAGCGTATAGCCAAACATTTTAAAATGAAAACCCAGCATTTTATCTCGCAGTTTTTAAGAA encodes:
- a CDS encoding YkgJ family cysteine cluster protein, which encodes MQDILKQLPKQAKDKHNENTNFFKKLKKKPPKQLDYLMQELHDAEFERTDCLECANCCKTTGPLFTDKDVERIAKHFKMKTQHFISQFLRIDEDNDYVLQSVPCTFLGADNYCSIYDVRPKACREFPHTDRKKFQQISNLTLKNVAICPAAFNIVEEMKKRIK